The DNA region TCTAGCAGTGACCGCGGGGTGTGGGGCTCAGCGCGGCCGTCCTGACCcagcttctcattttacagatacggAAACCGAGGCCCGAGAGCCCACAGGCTGAATCGGAAACAAGGACCTCTGacttccaaatccagtgtttctGGCTGCTTCAGTAATCAAGGGAAGCCAAGAATTCCCATGGGCCCTACGCTGGGTTaaataggagagagacagagatagagggagacacacagagacagggagatagagagacagagggagagagagacagagagagatacagagagacagagcgagatacagagagacagggacagagagatggagagacacacaaagagagagacagggagagagacacacagagacagagagacagagggagagagacagggacagagaggagggggggagagacacacagagacagagggagagagacggggagaggcagagacacacaCAGGGAGAGAACGTAGCGAAGGCCAGAGACCAATACAGAGAGACCTGGAGAAGGCGGGGAGCCGGCCTCTAGGCCCAGGCGGAATTCTGGCGCCGGCACACACTCTGCTCCCCACCTCGGCCCCTCCCCAGGGCCCTCTGGAGCTCGAGTTGGGGGTCTCGCCGTGCCCAAGCCCAGGCCCGCTACGTGCCTTCACGCCGTCCGCCTGGCGCACGAAGGTCCAGTGTCGGCCGTCGCGGCTGCTGGACAGCGCGAACTCGCGGACGTACATGCTGGTGAGGACGGAGCGCGCGCCCTGCGTGGTCACTGCGGTCACCTTCATCAGCTTCCGGAAGTCCACCTGCAGCCACTCCTTCCGCCCGTTCTCCTGGGGACCAGGGCGGGGGCCGCGCTCAGCGCCTCCCACGGGCCAGCGCCGCCCCGTCCA from Gracilinanus agilis isolate LMUSP501 unplaced genomic scaffold, AgileGrace unplaced_scaffold16448, whole genome shotgun sequence includes:
- the LOC123254169 gene encoding coagulation factor VIII-like — encoded protein: WTGRRWPVGGAERGPRPGPQENGRKEWLQVDFRKLMKVTAVTTQGARSVLTSMYVREFALSSSRDGRHWTFVRQADGVKIFKGNRDHSSPVVNPVEPPLFARFLRIHPWSWANHIALRMEVLGCDTQQMA